Proteins found in one Legionella pneumophila subsp. pascullei genomic segment:
- a CDS encoding M4 family metallopeptidase — MKKRIVSLFVISTVVSSVNAATQAIIWGESTKVLPQFKQAHTLKKQGLLQTVKGQQSDYKLELQTNSNNSTRHARYQITYKGLPVWGYQVIFHSKDGVKQTVTGMNITGIEQDIHSTEGKLSPDEIEQKILGKLTYPVKFKNLKKVIYIDKGNKAHLAYHLSYYSNSERKHVNAPNYLVDANSGEILKQWDEVRHERIGQGLGGNAFPLPYRQGMFQHGNALPGLPSLGKFDVNVKDGFCRVENESIKVMNLENHNIGYEFFPITTFTESMLNLSAFSYPCDETSLFLNYADGRTGPVNYAFSPINDTMYFAQQTLDMYQKVYGVNHPIGDDLPIRAYTHLGDMDNAFAVPTISLDGVVLAHQQIVIGNGDEFLTAPAQSVLGHELSHNFTALHSGLMYEGQSGGINESFSDMAAMALLDYLSKDYPWYWDGEDWTIGREAVKSGQPIRYLDDPARDGMSIGHASEYTDALDVHITSGVFNKAFYLLAHKPGWSIQKAFQVMVDANMNYWSPIAYYDFAACGVIQASIDRRWDKTPVIEAFAEVGVACPMHKS, encoded by the coding sequence ATGAAAAAACGGATTGTTTCATTATTTGTCATTTCAACAGTAGTTTCATCTGTAAACGCTGCAACTCAAGCTATCATATGGGGTGAGTCAACGAAAGTATTACCTCAATTTAAGCAAGCCCATACCCTTAAAAAGCAAGGATTATTGCAAACTGTAAAGGGTCAACAAAGTGATTATAAACTGGAGTTACAAACTAACTCTAACAACTCGACCAGGCATGCCCGTTATCAAATAACCTACAAGGGGCTCCCGGTTTGGGGTTATCAGGTCATTTTCCATTCAAAAGATGGCGTCAAACAAACTGTAACAGGTATGAATATTACAGGAATAGAACAGGATATTCATTCTACTGAAGGAAAATTAAGCCCGGATGAGATAGAACAAAAGATTCTTGGAAAACTAACTTATCCGGTTAAGTTTAAAAACCTTAAAAAGGTTATTTATATAGATAAAGGAAATAAAGCCCATTTGGCTTATCATTTGTCTTACTATTCCAATAGTGAAAGAAAGCATGTCAATGCGCCCAATTATCTTGTAGATGCCAATAGCGGTGAGATTTTGAAGCAATGGGATGAGGTGCGTCATGAAAGAATTGGCCAGGGATTAGGTGGTAATGCTTTTCCTCTTCCCTATCGTCAGGGAATGTTTCAACATGGTAATGCCTTGCCTGGCCTCCCCTCTTTAGGGAAATTTGACGTTAATGTAAAGGATGGCTTCTGTCGAGTTGAAAATGAATCAATAAAAGTGATGAATTTGGAAAATCATAATATAGGTTATGAATTCTTTCCAATTACCACATTTACAGAATCTATGCTGAATTTAAGCGCCTTTTCGTATCCATGCGATGAAACCAGTTTGTTTTTAAACTATGCTGATGGCAGAACAGGACCTGTTAATTATGCCTTCTCTCCAATTAACGATACGATGTATTTTGCGCAACAAACCTTAGACATGTATCAAAAAGTTTATGGTGTTAATCATCCAATAGGAGATGATTTGCCGATACGAGCGTACACACATCTAGGTGATATGGATAACGCCTTTGCAGTACCAACTATCAGTCTTGATGGTGTTGTTTTGGCACATCAACAAATTGTTATCGGTAATGGCGATGAATTTTTAACAGCTCCTGCCCAGAGTGTATTGGGACATGAATTATCGCACAACTTTACTGCCTTACATTCCGGGTTGATGTATGAAGGGCAATCTGGGGGTATCAATGAATCCTTCTCTGATATGGCGGCAATGGCATTGTTAGATTATCTTAGTAAAGATTATCCATGGTATTGGGATGGTGAAGACTGGACTATTGGTCGTGAAGCTGTAAAAAGTGGGCAACCTATTCGTTATTTAGATGATCCGGCCAGGGATGGAATGTCTATAGGACATGCCAGTGAATACACGGATGCGCTGGATGTGCATATAACGAGTGGAGTGTTTAATAAAGCGTTTTATCTATTAGCACATAAACCAGGCTGGTCTATACAAAAAGCATTTCAGGTGATGGTGGATGCCAATATGAATTATTGGTCTCCTATTGCATACTATGATTTTGCTGCATGTGGTGTCATTCAAGCCTCCATTGACAGGCGTTGGGATAAAACACCTGTTATCGAGGCATTTGCTGAGGTGGGGGTTGCTTGTCCAATGCATAAAAGCTAG
- a CDS encoding Rossmann-like and DUF2520 domain-containing protein, whose product MNFNIIGAGRLGKNLSIAMSVNQIASLNSICNSNLTSARVACNEIGFGNAVAKISELSEADITWITCRDDSITDVVSILDDVQILKKGSLVIHCSGALNSSVLLPLKKQGCYIASLHPLKAFRSNSLDSNAFKQVHCVIEGDSEACRWLKPAFEKLGASIIAIQPEMKAIYHAAATIASNYLVTLATYSEELLLQAGIQQPQSIKMLCDLMHSNIVNLSQADSIKSALTGPLARGDIQTISLHLEAIKNSEINRLYKTMALATLPLVDLSLDRKEILRKILEKE is encoded by the coding sequence ATGAATTTCAATATTATTGGTGCTGGGCGTCTGGGTAAAAATTTAAGCATAGCAATGTCTGTTAATCAGATTGCCTCTTTAAATTCTATTTGTAATTCAAATTTAACAAGTGCCAGGGTGGCCTGCAATGAAATCGGATTTGGCAATGCAGTTGCTAAAATATCAGAGCTTTCTGAAGCAGATATTACGTGGATAACTTGTAGAGACGACTCCATTACAGACGTAGTATCGATATTGGATGATGTTCAAATATTAAAAAAAGGTAGCCTGGTAATCCATTGTAGCGGTGCTCTTAATTCAAGCGTACTTCTCCCTCTGAAAAAACAGGGCTGTTATATTGCAAGCCTGCATCCTTTGAAAGCATTCCGCTCCAATTCTTTAGATTCCAATGCGTTTAAACAAGTTCATTGCGTGATAGAGGGAGATTCTGAAGCGTGTCGTTGGCTTAAGCCAGCTTTTGAGAAGCTGGGAGCCAGCATTATCGCAATTCAACCTGAAATGAAAGCAATTTATCATGCTGCGGCAACGATTGCTTCTAATTATTTAGTGACCTTAGCGACATATAGTGAAGAATTACTTTTACAAGCGGGAATACAGCAACCACAATCAATAAAAATGCTATGCGATCTCATGCACAGTAATATCGTTAACTTGAGTCAAGCAGATAGCATAAAAAGTGCTTTAACTGGCCCTTTGGCAAGAGGAGACATTCAAACTATTTCTTTGCATCTCGAAGCGATAAAAAACAGTGAAATCAATAGATTATATAAAACCATGGCACTAGCCACCCTACCCTTGGTAGATTTATCATTAGATAGAAAAGAAATATTAAGAAAAATTCTTGAGAAAGAATAA
- the parC gene encoding DNA topoisomerase IV subunit A gives MKKIPNMNEVTEKKPLTEFTEKAYLDYSMYVILDRALPNIADGLKPVQRRIVYAMSELGLKATAKHKKSARTVGDVLGKFHPHGDSACYEAMVLMAQPFSYRYPFVDGQGNWGSPDDPKSFAAMRYTEARLSPYAEVLLGELLQGTVDWVDNFDGTLQEPALLPARLPNILLNGATGIAVGMASDILPHNLTEVANACIHLLDNPQADIKAICEHIKGPDFPTEAEIITPRETIRAMYESGNGSIKMRAIYTQEKQNIVITALPYQVSGARVMEQIALQMQQKKLPMVEDLRDESDHEHPTRLVIIPRSNRVDIESLMSHLFATTDLERSYRVNFNMIGLDGKPRVKGLLTILTEWLEFRLATVKRRLQFRLEKVLDRIHILEGLLIAYLNIDEVIAIIREDEHPKQGLISRFNLTERQAEAILEMKLRHLAKLEEIKLRGELDELSDERDTLQRILASHSLLKELVKEEIMKDRDGFGDSRRSPIIAREDSQALKEEDILPNEPITVVLSKNGWVRAAKGHDVDGKELSYKAGDEFKVQASARTNQQILFFDGEGKVYSLPGHALPSARGQGEPLTGKLNPAEGVLFEAIVGGEPDQKVLLATDSGYGFIAKIEDLYVKNRNGKACIKLGENSHVLPPRLIPNRDQLFVACATNVGRLLIFSLEELPELSRGKGNKLISIPAAKAVSREEYIVDMQVLTTNDALTVHAGKRHFTLKGEDLIHYKGERGRRGNRLPRGLQNVTQLQVTQSE, from the coding sequence ATGAAGAAAATACCCAATATGAATGAAGTAACCGAAAAAAAACCACTTACCGAGTTTACAGAAAAAGCTTATCTTGATTACTCAATGTATGTCATTTTGGACAGGGCATTACCCAACATTGCAGATGGACTTAAGCCAGTGCAACGTAGAATTGTTTACGCTATGTCCGAGTTGGGACTGAAAGCTACAGCAAAACATAAAAAATCAGCACGTACAGTCGGGGATGTTCTTGGTAAATTCCACCCTCATGGCGATAGTGCATGTTATGAAGCTATGGTATTAATGGCTCAACCCTTTTCGTATCGTTATCCTTTTGTTGATGGACAGGGAAATTGGGGATCTCCAGATGATCCCAAATCATTTGCTGCAATGAGGTACACAGAAGCAAGATTATCTCCTTATGCTGAGGTGTTACTCGGAGAACTGCTACAAGGTACAGTAGATTGGGTAGATAATTTTGATGGTACTTTACAAGAGCCAGCCCTACTGCCAGCTCGTCTGCCTAACATTTTATTGAATGGAGCAACTGGTATAGCTGTTGGTATGGCTTCAGATATTCTTCCCCACAATTTAACTGAAGTGGCTAATGCATGTATTCATCTGCTCGATAACCCCCAAGCGGATATTAAAGCCATTTGTGAGCATATAAAAGGTCCTGATTTTCCAACCGAGGCAGAAATCATTACCCCTCGTGAAACAATCAGAGCCATGTATGAGTCCGGTAATGGCTCAATTAAAATGCGAGCAATTTATACTCAAGAAAAACAAAACATCGTTATAACTGCTTTGCCCTATCAGGTATCCGGAGCCAGGGTAATGGAGCAAATCGCGCTACAGATGCAACAGAAAAAATTACCTATGGTTGAGGATTTACGTGATGAATCCGATCATGAGCATCCAACCCGTTTGGTTATTATCCCCCGCTCTAATCGAGTGGATATTGAAAGTTTAATGTCTCATTTATTTGCTACCACGGATTTGGAGCGTAGCTATCGAGTTAACTTTAATATGATTGGACTGGATGGTAAGCCAAGGGTTAAAGGGTTATTAACCATTTTGACTGAATGGTTAGAGTTTAGGCTTGCTACAGTAAAAAGACGTCTTCAATTCAGATTGGAAAAGGTACTGGACCGTATTCATATTCTTGAAGGACTACTTATTGCTTATCTGAATATAGATGAAGTGATTGCAATCATTAGAGAAGATGAACATCCAAAACAGGGATTAATTTCACGATTTAACTTAACTGAACGACAGGCCGAAGCCATACTTGAAATGAAACTGCGTCATTTGGCAAAGTTGGAAGAGATTAAATTGCGTGGTGAACTAGATGAACTCTCTGACGAGCGTGATACTTTACAAAGAATACTGGCCAGCCATTCTCTCTTAAAAGAATTGGTAAAAGAAGAAATAATGAAAGATCGAGATGGATTTGGTGACTCCCGTCGTTCTCCCATTATTGCAAGAGAGGATTCTCAGGCATTAAAGGAAGAAGATATTTTGCCTAACGAACCCATTACGGTTGTTTTATCTAAAAATGGATGGGTTAGAGCCGCCAAGGGTCATGATGTGGATGGTAAAGAGCTTAGCTATAAAGCCGGTGATGAATTTAAAGTTCAAGCATCAGCGCGTACTAATCAGCAAATTTTATTTTTTGATGGAGAAGGAAAGGTTTATTCGCTGCCAGGGCATGCATTACCATCGGCACGAGGCCAAGGTGAACCTTTAACTGGAAAATTAAATCCTGCTGAAGGAGTATTGTTTGAAGCAATTGTTGGCGGAGAGCCTGATCAAAAGGTGTTATTAGCTACGGATTCCGGATATGGCTTTATAGCCAAAATTGAAGATTTATATGTAAAAAATCGTAATGGAAAGGCATGCATCAAACTAGGTGAAAACAGTCATGTATTGCCGCCAAGACTAATACCAAATCGAGATCAATTATTTGTCGCTTGTGCGACAAATGTAGGACGTTTACTGATTTTTTCACTTGAAGAGTTGCCCGAATTATCTCGTGGGAAAGGTAATAAATTGATTAGTATTCCTGCTGCTAAAGCTGTTTCACGAGAAGAATATATAGTTGATATGCAAGTTTTGACAACGAATGATGCGCTGACGGTCCATGCCGGTAAGAGGCATTTTACTCTCAAAGGTGAAGACTTGATTCACTATAAAGGCGAACGGGGTCGGAGAGGAAATCGGTTGCCTAGGGGGTTACAGAATGTTACTCAACTGCAAGTTACTCAGTCAGAGTAA
- a CDS encoding F0F1 ATP synthase subunit epsilon, with product MSITTHLDIVSAEHEIFSGVVEMVVATGELGEIGITPGHAPLLTVLRPGEVRITLQGGTQDIYYVQGGMLEVQPHCVTILADVAERAEHLDEAAALAAKAKAEAAIASKGGDIDYSVAAAELARAVAQIRAIQKARKTIK from the coding sequence ATGAGTATTACAACGCACTTGGATATAGTTAGTGCAGAGCATGAAATTTTCTCTGGTGTGGTGGAAATGGTCGTTGCAACCGGAGAATTGGGTGAAATTGGTATTACTCCTGGTCATGCTCCATTACTAACCGTATTAAGGCCAGGTGAAGTTAGGATTACTTTGCAAGGTGGTACACAGGACATATACTATGTGCAAGGTGGAATGCTTGAAGTTCAGCCTCATTGTGTGACAATTCTCGCTGATGTGGCAGAACGAGCTGAGCATCTAGATGAAGCTGCTGCATTGGCAGCTAAAGCCAAAGCTGAAGCGGCTATAGCCAGTAAAGGAGGAGATATCGATTACTCCGTTGCTGCAGCCGAATTGGCAAGAGCTGTTGCCCAAATAAGAGCAATTCAAAAGGCTAGAAAGACAATCAAGTAA
- the atpD gene encoding F0F1 ATP synthase subunit beta yields MSLGTVVEVIGAVVDVEFPRDSVPKVNDALKLVDSDLVFEVQQQLGDGVVRTIAMGTTDGLKRGLKAENTGHPIQVPVGKKTLGRIMDVLGRPVDDAGPIDAEETWAIHRKAPSYEEQAGSQELLETGIKVIDLLCPFAKGGKVGLFGGAGVGKTVNMMELIRNIAIEHSGYSVFAGVGERTREGNDFYHEMKDSNVLDKVSLVYGQMNEPPGNRLRVALTGLTMAEKFRDEGRDVLLFIDNIYRYTLAGVEVSALLGRMPSAVGYQPTLAEEMGMLQERITSTKTGSITSIQAVYVPADDLTDPSPATTFAHLDATVVLSRQIAELGIYPAVDPLDSTSRQLDPLIVGQEHYDTARRVQQTLQRYKELKDIIAILGMDELSEEDKRVVTRARKIQRFLSQPFFVAEVFTGSPGKYVSLKDTIKGFQGILAGEYDDLPEQAFYMVGSIEEAVAKAKTL; encoded by the coding sequence ATGAGCTTAGGAACTGTGGTAGAAGTAATTGGTGCGGTAGTTGACGTAGAGTTTCCTCGTGATAGCGTGCCTAAAGTCAATGATGCGTTGAAGCTTGTTGATAGCGATCTGGTTTTTGAAGTGCAGCAACAACTCGGTGATGGAGTGGTGCGTACTATTGCCATGGGAACCACCGATGGTTTAAAGCGAGGATTAAAAGCTGAAAACACTGGCCATCCTATTCAAGTGCCAGTAGGCAAGAAAACATTAGGCCGCATTATGGATGTTCTTGGACGTCCTGTGGATGATGCTGGACCTATCGATGCTGAAGAAACCTGGGCTATTCATCGTAAAGCACCAAGTTATGAAGAGCAAGCTGGCAGCCAGGAATTATTGGAAACTGGTATTAAAGTCATTGATTTGCTTTGTCCTTTTGCCAAGGGAGGTAAAGTAGGTCTATTCGGTGGTGCCGGGGTAGGTAAAACCGTTAACATGATGGAATTAATTCGCAACATTGCAATTGAGCATAGTGGTTATTCGGTGTTTGCAGGGGTTGGTGAGCGCACCCGTGAAGGAAACGACTTCTATCACGAGATGAAAGACTCTAATGTATTAGATAAAGTATCCCTTGTTTATGGTCAGATGAATGAGCCACCAGGAAACCGTTTGCGTGTTGCTCTAACCGGCTTGACTATGGCTGAAAAATTCCGGGATGAAGGGCGTGATGTTCTTTTGTTTATCGATAACATTTATCGTTACACCCTGGCTGGGGTTGAAGTATCTGCACTCTTAGGCCGTATGCCTTCTGCAGTAGGATATCAGCCGACATTGGCGGAAGAAATGGGTATGCTGCAGGAACGTATCACCTCAACAAAAACAGGTTCTATTACTTCCATTCAAGCAGTATATGTGCCTGCGGATGACTTGACCGACCCATCACCAGCTACAACGTTTGCTCATTTGGATGCCACTGTAGTATTGTCCCGACAAATTGCCGAATTGGGTATTTATCCTGCGGTTGATCCGCTTGATTCTACATCACGCCAGCTGGATCCTTTGATTGTAGGACAAGAGCATTACGACACAGCGCGTCGTGTACAACAAACATTGCAACGCTATAAAGAGCTAAAAGATATTATTGCAATTTTAGGTATGGACGAACTGTCTGAGGAAGACAAACGAGTTGTAACTCGAGCTCGTAAAATCCAAAGATTTTTATCTCAGCCATTTTTCGTTGCAGAAGTGTTTACAGGTTCTCCTGGTAAATACGTATCACTTAAAGATACTATCAAAGGTTTCCAAGGCATTCTTGCTGGTGAATATGATGATTTGCCTGAGCAGGCATTTTATATGGTCGGAAGCATCGAGGAAGCTGTTGCAAAAGCTAAAACCTTATGA
- the atpG gene encoding F0F1 ATP synthase subunit gamma encodes MAGAKEIRSKISSINKTRKITRAMEMVAASKMRKTQERMRASKPYANKIYEVIKHIARAASEYRHPFMSERETKRIGIIVVTTDRGLCGGLNSNLFRETIRTIRNWQEHGKEVDIAVIGRKGQAFFRRVGGNILGSIDHLGDTPSINDFIGVVKIMLDAYYNGTIDSLHIVYNEFINTMTQKPFVKQLLPLPKSEEDKKILGHHWDYIYEPEAKELLDEILERYIELQVYQAVVENIACEQAAKMIAMKSATDNAGDLIKEFQLAYNKARQAAITQELAEIVGGAAAL; translated from the coding sequence ATGGCTGGAGCAAAAGAAATACGTTCAAAAATTTCGAGTATTAATAAGACTCGAAAAATTACTCGAGCTATGGAAATGGTGGCTGCTAGCAAAATGCGCAAAACGCAAGAAAGAATGCGGGCTTCTAAACCTTATGCGAATAAAATATATGAAGTCATAAAGCATATTGCTCGAGCAGCCTCTGAGTACAGACACCCATTTATGAGTGAGCGCGAAACCAAGCGGATTGGCATCATTGTTGTTACCACAGACAGAGGTCTTTGCGGTGGATTAAACTCGAATCTATTTCGTGAAACAATTCGTACTATTCGTAATTGGCAAGAGCATGGTAAGGAAGTTGATATTGCTGTTATCGGCAGAAAAGGCCAAGCATTTTTTAGACGCGTGGGTGGTAACATACTAGGTTCCATAGACCATTTGGGTGATACACCGAGCATCAACGATTTTATTGGTGTCGTGAAAATAATGCTTGATGCTTATTACAATGGCACTATTGATTCCTTGCATATTGTGTACAATGAATTCATTAACACAATGACGCAAAAACCTTTTGTAAAACAATTATTGCCTTTACCAAAATCAGAAGAAGATAAAAAAATATTGGGTCATCATTGGGACTATATTTACGAGCCCGAAGCTAAAGAACTGCTAGATGAAATTTTAGAGCGATATATTGAATTACAAGTGTATCAAGCTGTTGTAGAAAACATTGCCTGCGAACAAGCGGCAAAGATGATTGCAATGAAAAGTGCAACGGATAATGCAGGTGATTTGATTAAAGAATTTCAATTGGCTTATAACAAAGCCCGACAAGCAGCCATTACTCAAGAGTTGGCAGAAATTGTCGGTGGCGCAGCCGCTTTATAA